The following is a genomic window from Nguyenibacter vanlangensis.
TGCGGGTGATTTTGGTCGTCGTGCCGTCGGGGGCGGTCACGGCAAAGGTGGCCAGGCGCGCGGGCCCGTCGACGGCCACCAGGTCGTGCTTGTACCGCAGGTCGATGCCGTAGTAATCGACCATGTCCTGCAAGGCGGGGACGAAATATTTCACGCCGAACAGCGCGTCGCCCGCCAGGCAGAATTCGACCTTCATGCGCGGCAGGACGCCTTCCTTGCGCCAGTGGTCGGCGGCGAGATAGGCGATCTTCTGCGGGGCGCCGGCGCATTTGATCGGCATGGGGGGCTGGGTGAACAGGGCGGTGCCGCCCTTGAGCGACTGGATGCAGGCCCAGGTATATTCGACCGTGTCGCGCGAATAATTGCTGCATACGCCGTTGCGGCCCAGCGTGTCCTGCAGCCCTTCGATCTTGTGCCAGTCCAGTTGCAGGCCGGGGCAGACCACCAGCCGGCGATACCCGATGCGCCGTCCGTCGGCGAGGGTGACGCTATGCGCGTCGGGCGAGAAGGAGGCCACGGCGGCGCGCAGCCAGCGCACGCCCTTGGGGATCAGCCCGCCTTCCTGGCGCAGCGTGTCGCGCAGCCGCATCACGCCGGCGCCGACCAGGGTCCAGCCGGGCTGGTAGGCGTGGATGGTCGCGGGATCGATGATCGCGACCGACATGTTGGGCCGCGCGCGCCGCAGGCGGGCCGCGACGGTGATGCCCGCCGCGCCGCCGCCGACGATGACCACGGTGAAGCGGTCGCTTTCCGGGATGTCCGGCTGTGTCGGAACCATGGGACATACTCCTGTTGCCTGATGTCCGTATGGTCCGATCCTAACACCAATCCCGGTCAGGGCGAGGGGGTGAGCGCCCGTGCGGGTGCCGACGCGGATGCCAAGGCGGGCTTTGCGCCGGCGGTCAGGACTTGAACCAGACTTCGACCGGGCCCTGGAGCTTCATGGTCATGGGGTTGCCGCGGCGGTCCAGCGTCTTGCCGACCGCGAGGCGGACCCAGCCCTCGCTGATGCAATATTCCTCGACATTCGTCTTCTCGACGCCCTTGAAGCGCACGCCGATGCCGCGTTCCAGCAGGGCGGCGTCATGATGGGGGCTGTCGGGGTTGACGGAGAGGCGGTCCGGCGGGGTGTCGGCCGAAGGGGTGGCTTGGATGCCGCTGGGGATGTCGCCCTGGTTGTCGCCCTGGTTGTCGCTGGGGTTATCGTTCATGAGGATGGCCTTTGCGGGTGATGGATCGTGGAGGCTGACATAACCGCTCTGGCGGGCCAATCCAACCACCGCCGGGCCATCGCGGCGCGATGGCGGCGGCGCGGGAGGGCATGCGCACAGGGACGTGCAGGGCTGCGGAACGGGCCGGCCCGCAGAATAGGATGGACAACAGGCCGTGAAAGATCGACATACGCCCCTGCTGGAGCGCGTGCATGTCGTATTCCTCTTCTCCCTCATCGTCGTCCGTGGCCTGGCGCCACCGTATTCCCGTCGGGGCCATGCCGGTCTGGATGACCATATTGCTGGGCCTGATCACCGCCATCGGGCCGCTGGCGACGGATATGTACCTGCCGGCCTTTCCGGCGGTGGATCGCGACCTGGGCGGGGGGCCGGGTTCGGCGCAGATCACGCTGGCGGCGTGGTTCGCGGGGCTGGCGGTGGGCCAGTTCTCGCAGGGGCCGCTGTCGGACCGGCTGGGGCGGCGGGTGCCGCTGCTGGGGGGGATGGCGCTGTTCAGCGCGGCGTCGGCGGGGTGCGCGCTGTCGGACGATTACCAGATGTTCTGCGTCTGGCGGTTTCTGGCGGCGCTGGGCGGGTCGGCGGGCATCGTGGTGCCGCGCGCCATCGTGCGCGACATCGCCACCGGGGCGCAGGGCGCGCGGATCATGGCGCAACTGACGCTGGTGTTCGGGTTGATGCCGATCCTGGCGCCCAGCCTGGGCAGCCTGGTGCTGTCGGTCGGGCATTGGCGCTGGATCTTCTGGTTCGCGGTGATCTATGGCGCGCTGGGGGTGGTCGCCATTGCCTGGACGCTGCCGGACACGATGCCGCGCGAGCGGCGGGTGACATTGTCGTTTTCGGCGGTGCTGTGGCGCTATGTCGGGATCGCGCGGGAGCCGATGTTCCTGTCGGCGGCGCTGTTGCAGAGTTTCGCGAGCTTTGTCGTGTTTGCCTATCTGGCCGGGGCGCCGATCCTGTTCGAGCGGATCCTGGGCTTTACGCCCGGGCAGTTCGGCGCGTTCTTCGGCGTGAATGCCGCGCTGTTCATCGCCGGGGCACAGATCAACAGCCGGCTGGTGCATCGGGTGGCGCTGCATGTGCTGCTGCGGCGCGGGGTGATCGTGGGGGCCGTGGCGGCGGGGACGTTCCTGCTGTCGGCGCTGGCCGGGGTGGCGGGGCCGGCGCATCCGGTGCTGGTCTGCTGCCTGATCGGGGTGACGACCGGGTCGCTGGGGTTCGTGAACCCGAACGCCACCGTGCTGGCCTTTACGCGGCATGGGCACCAGGCGGGGAGTGCCTCGGCACTGATGGGGACGCTGCAATTCACCATCGGGTCGCTGAGCGGCGTGCTGCTGGGCAGCGTGTCGCTGGCGACGCCCGTGCCGATGGCCGCGACCATGGCGGCGGGGGTGGCCGGGATGGCGCTGTGCACCGCGTGGCATTGGCGGCATGCGGCGGGTAGCGGCCAGGAATAGCCGGTAACGGGAATCGCCGCTAACCGCTTGCGGCGGGGGGCAGGAGGGGGGAGCCGTCATGGGCAGGGATGGGTCGCCGGAAGGACAATCTCCGTCCCGGATGATCGACGAGAAGATCGGGGCGTTGGACGACTGGCGGGGCGGGATGCTGTCGCGGCTGCGCGCGCTGATCCTGGAGGCCGATCCCGAAATCGTCGAGGAGTGGAAATGGCGGGGCGTTCCGGTGTGGTCGCATGACGGGATGGTCTGCACCGGCGAGACCTACAGGAGCGTCGTGAAGATGACGTTTGCCAGGGGGGCCGCGCTTGACGACCCGTCCGGCCTGTTCAATGCGAGCCTGGACGGCAACACCAGAGCCATATCCGTTCACATTGGTTCACGGATATGGCTCTGGCTCATTGTTTTATAGAGCATCTTTATCCGACCGAATGGGTCCATCCGGTCAGATGATGCTCTAGGCGCGCCATCGATTTCCACGAGGGCGATGCGATCGACGCGGCGGCGCTGAAGGCGCTGATCCGCGCGGCCGTGATGCTGAATGCGTCACGTACCCGCAAGGGGTCGCGCTGAGGGGACGGCCCCTGGGTCAGACCATCGATTCGCGCTGCATGACCTTTTGCAGGGGATAGAGCGCCAGCGCGTCGATCGTGGCGCCCGCGCCGCTGGCCTCCAGGCGCAGGAAATCGAGCGGGCCGGCCGGGAAGATCAGCGCCGTGCCGACCGACAGGCCGCCATTGGCGAAGATTTCCAGCGTGCAGGCATCCAGCACGATATGGATGTCGAAATGCCGATCGTCCGGGTTCAGCACGGTGGAGAACTGGCCGGTGAAGAAGGGCTGTGCGAAGCCCCTGAGATTGTTGCGGTCGAGCCAGAGCTGGCCGGAGAAGGCGTCGAAGCCGATGGTGAGGGATTCGCCTTGCTCGTTACCGAAGACGATGACGAAGCGGCCGGTGCGTCCCTTGTCGCCCAGGGGCAGGTCGTGCGGGCGCTCGTCGACGGTGACGCTGAGGGAGAGGTCCAGCGCGGTGCCGGGCGGCAGGGCGACCTGCGCGCTGGACCCGGCGGCGAGGCGCCGGGCCGCGAAGGGAATGGCCGGGCCGCGCAGGGCCTCCAGCCCGCGCGGGTTCTGCGCCAGGCGGATCCAGCCGGCGAAATCGCGCCGCAGCGTCATGGTGCGCGGGAGGGTCATGATGCCGCGCCAGCTTTGCGTCGGCAGTTCCTGGCAATATTGCCAGTTGCCGAGCCAGGCGATGGACACGGCCTCGTCGCGCGGCATGTTGCCGTAGACCTGCATCGCATAGGCGTCCTTGGCGAAATCGGTCAGGCCGATCACGGTGTCGTCGGGGACGAAGCGCGTGCCGTCGAACTGCCCCACGAAATATTGCGTGATGCTGCCGCCGGTCGGGCCGCCCGGGTTGACCGAGACGAACAGCACCCAGCGCGTGCCGCCGCCTTCGAGCGCCATTTCGATCAGGTTCGGGCATTCATAATCGACGCCGAACAGGCCGGACGGGCCGAAATCGCTGAGATGCACCCAATGGATCAGGTCGATCGAGGCGTAGAACGCGATCTGGTGCAGGCGTGACTTCGCGACGACCATGACCCATTGATTGGTGGGCTTGTGGAACATCACCTGCGGATCGCGGAACGAGTTGCTGCCGATATCCAGGATCGGATTATGGGCGTATTCCGTGAAGCTCTGTCCGTTATCGCGGCTGATGGCGAGATATTGCGCCTGCCGGTGCGGGCTGGCGCGCGTATAGATCGCGGCCATGCCGCCCTGGCCGGCATCGAACAGGCCCGAGGCGTTTTTCGCGTCCAGCACCGTGCAGCCGCTATAGGCCTCGCCGTCCCTGGTTTCGGGGATGGCGATGGGCTGGTCCTGCCAGTGCAGCAGGTCGGTGCTGGTGGCATGGCCCCAATGGACCCGGCCGGCATAGGGCGCGAACGGATCATATTGATAATAGAGATGATAGTACGTGCCGTCGAAGATCAGCCCGTTCGGATCGTTCATGAAGCCGGTGACGGGGGAAAAATGGATCGTCGGGCGATAGAAGACGTCGCTTTGCGTCTTCACGACGGGACGGGAGACGACGCCCGGCTGGTCGGCGGGCGAGGGATGCGATGCGTTGGGCTCGGCCTTGCGGGTGTGGTCGGGCGCCTGCGGGGGTGTCGGGGCGGTAGGGGTGGCGGGCGGCGACGTGCCGGCGCGCGCGGCGGCGCCCAGTCCGATCGTGCCCAGTCCGATCGTGCCCAGGGTGGCCAGGGACGACAGCGCGGCGCGGCGGTTCAGGCGGGGGGTGGTCTTATCCGTCATGCCGGGCAGTGTACAGAGATACGGGATGGGTGAACACCGGCCCAACGCCGGCCACTTCGGACCAAGGCATGAAGGCACGGCGCGGGTTCAGTGTCCGTGTTGAGCCGGCGCGTGCCGGCCGGGGCGCGGAATGTGCCGACACGGCCGGGGGACTGGGTGGACGGCGGGCGTGGGTCCGCTTTTGCGCTTGTGGTCGAGATAGCACGGGCAACGGCTTTATCCGTGGGGAATATTGCGGACCGGCCTACCGGGTAGACGGTGTCTTGAGGCTCGAATGAGCCGGGACCCGAAAAGCTTCAAGCGGAAGTCGAACATGCGCATCATCCTTCGATTTTCCGACTTGCACTTCGCCCGCGCAGATCGGCTGCGGTGTCGGCGTCAGGAGTGTCAGGTCGATATGCTCGGCCATGACACGATAGCCGAGGTTGTTCATGTGTATATGATCACCTTGGTCATAGTCCGGCCTGATGCGGTCAGCATGGCTCGGGTCCCGGACCGCAGCGTCGAAGTCTATGATGCCGTCGAACGCGCCACTGGAACGGATCCATTGATTGACCGCGCGCCGTTTGGCTTCTCCTGCCGCGCTGTAAAAGCCGGGTTCGGCGCCTCCGAATGGCGTGAGCGTGGCGCCGAAGATGCGGATGCCATGTGCATGCGCTCGTGTGATCAACTGGCGCATTCCGGTTTCGATATCTTGGGCGGAGACGATTTGTTCCGGCGGTCCTTTGTCGTCCGAAAATCCGATATCGTTGATGGATTCGAGCAGGATAATGGTCCTGACATTCGGAACGGACAAGGCGTCTCGGTCGAAGCGCGCCAAGGCCGAGGGACCCAGGGCGGCCGCTTGCCCGTCGCGCAGCATCCGGTTTCCGGCAAGGCCTGCATTCACGACGCCTATCCGTAGATTAGCCTTCGTCAAGCGGTTGACGAGAATATCCGGCCAGCGGAATTGGCGATCGACGGTAAGGCCGTAGCCATCGGTGATGGAGTCTCCGAAAGCCACAAGAGTCACGGCATCCGGTATGTCCGTTTCAGCCTCACTGATGAAGAAACGCATCTGCGATTGTGTCGGTTCAGGCAGCATGTCTCGGCCGACGCTATTCCCGTCTTTCGAAATCCAGGTAGTGGCCACGCCGAACGGATGCGTCGCCGTTATGCCTGTGGCGCGCGGAACGAAGAGGTCAACGGCCACGATTTGCAGAGATTTTGTGTCAATTTTGACCGGATCCGTCAGGACGCTTTGGCCAGGTTTGATGATGATGGACGCGTGACTGCTGAACGTGAGCGGATGTATGGAGTGCGGCATGATGCTTCCCGGCTGTCTGCCGGGAGCCGCAAGGGCGGCAGATCCGATGATGAGCGGTCTAGTACCGAGGTCGTTGCTCAACCGCAGGCGCAGCCGGTACCCGCCAAGGGAAAGGCGGAGATATTGCCGGATGGTCGCGTTGCTGATGTTCGGCCCGTTGGGAAAGGCCGGGCTGGCAGCCCACACGCCGACCCAGTTTTCTCTGGTCGCACACGTCGCGGGGGTGGCGACAACCGGGACCAGAAGGCCGACGATGACAAGCAGGAACGCGTAGCGGGTGGAGTTGGACATTATCGTGCTCGCCCTTCGTCGATTGCCCGCCGAAACATAAAATCGACCTGAA
Proteins encoded in this region:
- a CDS encoding SGNH/GDSL hydrolase family protein: MSNSTRYAFLLVIVGLLVPVVATPATCATRENWVGVWAASPAFPNGPNISNATIRQYLRLSLGGYRLRLRLSNDLGTRPLIIGSAALAAPGRQPGSIMPHSIHPLTFSSHASIIIKPGQSVLTDPVKIDTKSLQIVAVDLFVPRATGITATHPFGVATTWISKDGNSVGRDMLPEPTQSQMRFFISEAETDIPDAVTLVAFGDSITDGYGLTVDRQFRWPDILVNRLTKANLRIGVVNAGLAGNRMLRDGQAAALGPSALARFDRDALSVPNVRTIILLESINDIGFSDDKGPPEQIVSAQDIETGMRQLITRAHAHGIRIFGATLTPFGGAEPGFYSAAGEAKRRAVNQWIRSSGAFDGIIDFDAAVRDPSHADRIRPDYDQGDHIHMNNLGYRVMAEHIDLTLLTPTPQPICAGEVQVGKSKDDAHVRLPLEAFRVPAHSSLKTPSTR
- a CDS encoding DUF3297 family protein, whose translation is MQATPSADTPPDRLSVNPDSPHHDAALLERGIGVRFKGVEKTNVEEYCISEGWVRLAVGKTLDRRGNPMTMKLQGPVEVWFKS
- a CDS encoding FAD/NAD(P)-binding oxidoreductase; its protein translation is MVPTQPDIPESDRFTVVIVGGGAAGITVAARLRRARPNMSVAIIDPATIHAYQPGWTLVGAGVMRLRDTLRQEGGLIPKGVRWLRAAVASFSPDAHSVTLADGRRIGYRRLVVCPGLQLDWHKIEGLQDTLGRNGVCSNYSRDTVEYTWACIQSLKGGTALFTQPPMPIKCAGAPQKIAYLAADHWRKEGVLPRMKVEFCLAGDALFGVKYFVPALQDMVDYYGIDLRYKHDLVAVDGPARLATFAVTAPDGTTTKITRSFDMLHVTPPQSAPDFVKSSPLANGGGWLDVDPATLRHTHYDTIFGLGDVIGTANAKTAAAARAQAPVVVANLLASLDGRPLDSRYDGYGACPLTVSYGRVILAEFLYGGVPAPSFGYDQRKPSRFAWFLKTTVFPNLYWNMMLTGRDVSIPHKPLETAA
- a CDS encoding DUF1801 domain-containing protein, whose product is MIDEKIGALDDWRGGMLSRLRALILEADPEIVEEWKWRGVPVWSHDGMVCTGETYRSVVKMTFARGAALDDPSGLFNASLDGNTRAISVHIGSRIWLWLIVL
- a CDS encoding multidrug effflux MFS transporter — encoded protein: MPVWMTILLGLITAIGPLATDMYLPAFPAVDRDLGGGPGSAQITLAAWFAGLAVGQFSQGPLSDRLGRRVPLLGGMALFSAASAGCALSDDYQMFCVWRFLAALGGSAGIVVPRAIVRDIATGAQGARIMAQLTLVFGLMPILAPSLGSLVLSVGHWRWIFWFAVIYGALGVVAIAWTLPDTMPRERRVTLSFSAVLWRYVGIAREPMFLSAALLQSFASFVVFAYLAGAPILFERILGFTPGQFGAFFGVNAALFIAGAQINSRLVHRVALHVLLRRGVIVGAVAAGTFLLSALAGVAGPAHPVLVCCLIGVTTGSLGFVNPNATVLAFTRHGHQAGSASALMGTLQFTIGSLSGVLLGSVSLATPVPMAATMAAGVAGMALCTAWHWRHAAGSGQE
- a CDS encoding glycoside hydrolase family 32 protein — translated: MTDKTTPRLNRRAALSSLATLGTIGLGTIGLGAAARAGTSPPATPTAPTPPQAPDHTRKAEPNASHPSPADQPGVVSRPVVKTQSDVFYRPTIHFSPVTGFMNDPNGLIFDGTYYHLYYQYDPFAPYAGRVHWGHATSTDLLHWQDQPIAIPETRDGEAYSGCTVLDAKNASGLFDAGQGGMAAIYTRASPHRQAQYLAISRDNGQSFTEYAHNPILDIGSNSFRDPQVMFHKPTNQWVMVVAKSRLHQIAFYASIDLIHWVHLSDFGPSGLFGVDYECPNLIEMALEGGGTRWVLFVSVNPGGPTGGSITQYFVGQFDGTRFVPDDTVIGLTDFAKDAYAMQVYGNMPRDEAVSIAWLGNWQYCQELPTQSWRGIMTLPRTMTLRRDFAGWIRLAQNPRGLEALRGPAIPFAARRLAAGSSAQVALPPGTALDLSLSVTVDERPHDLPLGDKGRTGRFVIVFGNEQGESLTIGFDAFSGQLWLDRNNLRGFAQPFFTGQFSTVLNPDDRHFDIHIVLDACTLEIFANGGLSVGTALIFPAGPLDFLRLEASGAGATIDALALYPLQKVMQRESMV